The proteins below are encoded in one region of Shewanella algae:
- a CDS encoding FAD:protein FMN transferase, whose translation MQFKTAKFTTLANWLVLMGLAFFVSGCSSQDEVIVLSGSTMGTTYHIKVVNSKGLPDAQLLQAEIDMALEQVNDQMSTYRPDSELSRFNQLKQGQSLTVSADTITNIHEGIRLYQLTDGALDITLGPLVNLWGFGPDKRPLEVPSAEQIAEAKARMGIDAIQIEGDLLSKSQSSVYVDLSSIAKGFGVDKVARLLDKYQPKGYLVEIGGEISVKGSKGDGKPWRVAIEQPADNGRAVQQVIEPGTMAMATSGDYRNYYEEDGQRFTHIIDPRSGFPVEHRLASVTVLHPECMTADGFATAMMVMGTEASLALAEKEKLAIMLIEKQDEGFKVYYSSAFKAFVH comes from the coding sequence ATGCAGTTCAAGACCGCTAAGTTTACAACGCTGGCAAATTGGCTGGTCCTTATGGGATTGGCCTTTTTTGTTTCTGGTTGCAGCAGTCAGGATGAAGTGATTGTGCTCTCCGGCAGCACCATGGGCACCACTTATCATATTAAGGTGGTTAACAGCAAAGGTTTGCCGGATGCCCAGTTGTTGCAGGCTGAAATCGATATGGCACTGGAGCAGGTGAACGACCAGATGTCGACCTACAGACCCGACTCCGAGCTTTCGCGTTTCAATCAGCTCAAGCAAGGCCAGAGCCTGACAGTTTCAGCCGATACCATTACCAATATCCATGAAGGAATCAGGTTATATCAGCTCACTGACGGCGCGCTCGATATCACCCTGGGGCCCTTGGTCAACCTGTGGGGCTTTGGCCCGGACAAACGGCCTCTGGAAGTGCCTTCTGCCGAGCAGATAGCCGAGGCCAAGGCGCGGATGGGGATAGATGCCATTCAGATAGAAGGGGACCTGCTCAGCAAGAGTCAGTCCAGCGTCTATGTGGACTTGTCATCCATAGCCAAAGGATTCGGGGTCGATAAAGTGGCTCGTTTGCTGGATAAGTATCAGCCCAAAGGTTATCTGGTGGAGATTGGCGGTGAGATCAGCGTCAAGGGAAGCAAAGGCGATGGCAAACCCTGGCGGGTGGCGATAGAGCAGCCGGCGGATAATGGCCGGGCGGTGCAACAGGTGATAGAGCCGGGCACCATGGCCATGGCTACCTCGGGCGACTATCGTAACTACTATGAGGAGGACGGACAGCGTTTCACTCATATTATCGACCCTCGCAGTGGCTTTCCGGTAGAGCACAGACTGGCCTCTGTCACTGTGTTGCACCCTGAGTGTATGACGGCCGATGGTTTCGCCACTGCCATGATGGTGATGGGCACAGAAGCCTCGTTGGCCCTGGCCGAAAAGGAAAAGCTGGCCATCATGCTGATTGAAAAACAGGATGAAGGGTTTAAGGTATACTATAGCTCTGCGTTTAAAGCCTTCGTCCACTAG
- a CDS encoding Na(+)-translocating NADH-quinone reductase subunit C has translation MASNKDSFGRTLFVVVGLCLICSIFVSTAAVLLKPTQQENKLLDKQKFILEAANLIDTKSGKVSKDVVLETYKKYVEAKVIELKTGDEVTDINGDTYDQQKASRDPATSVVPEHDIASVKRIAKNAVVYLVRDDAGKVTSVILPVHGYGLWSTMYAFLALEPDMNTIQNLVYYNQGETPGLGGEVENPSWKAKWQGKKLFDEQGNIAITVTKNPAVAETDHGVDALSGATLTSNGVQHSLTFWLGDEGFARFIEKARNGGLS, from the coding sequence GTGGCTAGTAATAAGGATTCGTTCGGAAGAACGCTATTTGTCGTCGTTGGCCTGTGTCTTATCTGCTCGATTTTCGTATCGACCGCAGCAGTACTGCTCAAGCCAACCCAGCAGGAAAACAAACTGCTGGATAAGCAGAAGTTTATTCTGGAAGCCGCCAACCTGATCGACACCAAATCCGGCAAGGTCAGCAAAGATGTGGTTCTGGAAACTTACAAAAAGTATGTTGAAGCCAAGGTTATCGAGCTGAAAACCGGTGACGAAGTGACCGATATCAACGGCGATACCTATGATCAACAGAAAGCCTCTCGTGATCCAGCCACCTCTGTGGTGCCTGAGCATGACATTGCTTCGGTTAAGCGGATTGCCAAAAATGCCGTGGTTTATCTGGTGCGTGATGATGCCGGTAAAGTGACCAGCGTGATCCTGCCGGTTCATGGCTATGGCCTGTGGTCTACCATGTACGCCTTCCTGGCGCTGGAACCGGACATGAACACCATCCAGAACCTGGTTTATTACAACCAAGGTGAAACCCCTGGACTGGGCGGCGAAGTTGAAAACCCAAGCTGGAAAGCCAAATGGCAGGGCAAGAAGCTGTTTGACGAGCAGGGCAACATAGCTATCACAGTGACTAAAAACCCAGCCGTAGCCGAGACAGACCATGGTGTTGATGCCTTGTCCGGCGCGACCCTGACCAGTAATGGTGTTCAGCACTCGCTGACATTCTGGCTGGGCGATGAAGGTTTTGCTCGCTTTATTGAAAAAGCACGCAATGGAGGATTGAGCTAA
- a CDS encoding NADH:ubiquinone reductase (Na(+)-transporting) subunit B, which yields MSLKDFLERIEPQFEKGGKYEKWYALYEAAATIFYTPGKVNKGKTHVRDNLDLKRMMITVWACTFPAMFVGMYNVGLQAQIALAAGFGTPDVWQVGLFELFGTQLTADSGWATLMWYGACFFLPIYAVTFAVGGIWEVLFASVRGHEVNEGFFVTSVLFALTLPATIPLWMVALGISFGVVVAKEVFGGTGRNFLNPALAGRAFLFFAYPLNMSGDNSWVVADGFSGATALSQAASGTLDYAFNQNWWDAFFGFIPGSVGEVSTLAILLGGLVIIYTRIASWRIVGGVMVGMIAVSLLLNQVGSETNPMFAMPWYWHLVLGGFAFGMMFMATDPVSASFTNQAKWAYGILIGAMAVFIRVINPAFPEGMMLAILFANLFAPLFDHFVVQANIKRRIARG from the coding sequence ATGAGCTTGAAAGATTTTCTTGAGCGTATTGAACCGCAATTTGAAAAGGGCGGTAAATACGAGAAGTGGTATGCGCTCTATGAAGCCGCAGCGACCATTTTTTACACCCCGGGTAAAGTGAACAAGGGCAAGACCCATGTGCGCGATAACCTGGATCTGAAACGTATGATGATTACCGTCTGGGCCTGTACTTTCCCCGCCATGTTTGTCGGGATGTACAACGTGGGTCTGCAGGCGCAAATCGCCCTGGCCGCCGGCTTCGGTACTCCCGATGTTTGGCAAGTGGGTCTGTTTGAACTCTTCGGTACTCAGCTGACAGCCGATTCCGGCTGGGCCACCTTGATGTGGTATGGCGCCTGTTTCTTCCTGCCTATATATGCCGTGACCTTCGCGGTCGGTGGTATCTGGGAAGTGCTGTTCGCCTCGGTTCGTGGCCATGAAGTCAACGAAGGTTTCTTCGTGACCTCAGTGCTGTTTGCCCTGACGCTGCCTGCAACTATCCCATTGTGGATGGTGGCACTGGGTATCAGCTTCGGTGTGGTTGTCGCCAAGGAGGTGTTCGGTGGTACCGGACGTAACTTCCTCAACCCAGCACTGGCCGGTCGTGCCTTCCTGTTCTTTGCCTATCCGTTGAACATGTCCGGTGACAACTCCTGGGTGGTTGCCGACGGTTTCTCCGGCGCCACTGCGCTGAGCCAAGCGGCTTCAGGTACTCTGGACTACGCCTTCAACCAGAACTGGTGGGATGCCTTCTTCGGCTTTATTCCTGGTTCTGTCGGTGAAGTTTCTACCCTGGCTATCCTGCTCGGTGGTCTGGTTATCATCTATACCCGTATCGCTTCCTGGCGCATCGTCGGCGGCGTGATGGTTGGTATGATTGCCGTGTCACTGCTGCTGAACCAGGTCGGTTCTGAAACCAACCCCATGTTCGCTATGCCTTGGTACTGGCACCTGGTTCTGGGTGGATTTGCCTTCGGTATGATGTTTATGGCCACTGACCCTGTGTCGGCTTCCTTCACCAACCAGGCCAAATGGGCTTACGGTATCCTGATAGGTGCCATGGCAGTGTTTATCCGTGTCATCAACCCTGCATTCCCAGAGGGCATGATGCTGGCGATTCTGTTTGCCAACCTGTTTGCGCCACTGTTTGACCATTTTGTAGTCCAGGCAAACATCAAGCGGAGGATTGCTCGTGGCTAG
- the luxS gene encoding S-ribosylhomocysteine lyase codes for MPLLDSFTVDHTKMEAPAVRVAKTMSTPKGDTITVFDLRFCAPNKDILSERGIHTLEHLFAGFMRDHLNGDGVEIIDISPMGCRTGFYMSLIGTPAEGRVADAWLAAMEDVLKVQDQKAIPELNEYQCGTYQMHSLEQAQDIARNIIAAGVSVNRNDDLKLSEELLKQL; via the coding sequence ATGCCATTGTTAGACAGCTTTACCGTGGACCATACCAAGATGGAGGCACCGGCAGTGCGGGTGGCCAAGACCATGAGCACACCAAAGGGCGATACCATTACGGTATTTGACCTGCGTTTTTGCGCGCCCAACAAGGATATTCTCAGCGAGCGTGGCATTCATACTCTGGAACACCTGTTTGCCGGCTTTATGCGCGATCACCTCAATGGTGACGGAGTGGAGATCATAGATATTTCACCCATGGGTTGCCGCACCGGCTTTTATATGAGCCTTATCGGGACACCGGCAGAAGGCCGGGTTGCCGATGCCTGGTTGGCAGCCATGGAAGATGTGCTCAAGGTACAAGATCAAAAGGCTATTCCTGAGCTGAACGAATACCAGTGCGGTACCTATCAGATGCATTCTCTGGAGCAGGCGCAGGATATTGCCCGCAATATTATTGCCGCCGGTGTCAGCGTTAACCGCAACGACGATCTCAAGTTGAGTGAGGAACTGCTGAAGCAGCTCTAA
- the nqrE gene encoding NADH:ubiquinone reductase (Na(+)-transporting) subunit E yields MEHYISLLIRSVFIENMALAFFLGMCTFLAVSKKVKTAMGLGVAVIVVLTISVPVNQMIYQGILAPGALAWAGVPDADLSFLKFITFIGVIAALVQILEMALDKYFPPLYNALGIFLPLITVNCAIFGAVSFMVERDYNLGESLVFGFGSGLGWALAIVLLAGIREKLKYADVPNGLRGLGITFITAGLMALGFMSFSGVSL; encoded by the coding sequence ATGGAACATTATATCAGTTTGTTAATTCGCTCTGTTTTCATCGAAAACATGGCACTGGCCTTCTTCCTGGGGATGTGTACCTTCCTGGCCGTTTCCAAGAAAGTGAAGACGGCCATGGGTCTCGGGGTTGCGGTTATTGTGGTACTGACTATTTCAGTACCAGTTAACCAGATGATCTATCAGGGTATCCTGGCTCCTGGTGCATTGGCTTGGGCCGGTGTACCGGATGCCGATCTGAGCTTCCTTAAGTTCATTACCTTTATCGGTGTTATCGCAGCCTTGGTTCAGATCCTGGAAATGGCTCTGGATAAGTACTTCCCGCCACTGTACAACGCCCTGGGGATCTTCCTGCCGCTGATCACAGTAAACTGTGCGATTTTCGGTGCGGTATCCTTCATGGTTGAACGTGACTACAACCTGGGTGAGAGCCTGGTGTTCGGTTTCGGTTCCGGTTTGGGCTGGGCATTAGCTATCGTCCTGTTGGCCGGTATCCGTGAGAAGCTGAAGTATGCTGATGTGCCTAATGGTCTGCGTGGTCTGGGTATTACCTTTATCACTGCGGGTCTGATGGCCTTAGGTTTCATGTCGTTCTCTGGTGTGTCCCTTTAA
- the nqrF gene encoding NADH:ubiquinone reductase (Na(+)-transporting) subunit F codes for MDILGIFKSTPLEVYLGVSMFTAIVLILVLVILFAKSKLVSSGDITIGINGDPEKAITTAAGGKLLGVLANNGIFVSSACGGGGSCGQCRVNVKSGGGDILPTELDHISKGDARKGCRLSCQVNVKSDMEIELDEEIFGIKKWECTVISNDNKATFIKELKLQIPDGESVPFRAGGYIQIEAPAHHVKYKDFDIPAEYRGDWEHFGFFNLESKVDEETIRAYSMANYPEEFGIIMLNVRIATPPPRNLSLPCGKMSSYIWSLKPGDKVTISGPFGEFFAKDTDAEMVFIGGGAGMAPMRSHIFDQLKRLKSKRKMSFWYGARSKREMFYVEDFDGLAAENDNFVWHVALSDPQPEDNWDGYTGFIHNVLYENYLKSHDAPEDCEFYMCGPPMMNAAVIAMLKDLGVEDENILLDDFGG; via the coding sequence ATGGATATTCTTGGTATTTTTAAGTCTACTCCACTCGAGGTTTACCTCGGTGTGAGTATGTTTACCGCGATAGTTCTGATCCTGGTATTGGTGATCCTGTTCGCCAAATCCAAATTGGTCTCCAGCGGTGATATTACTATTGGCATCAACGGTGACCCAGAGAAGGCGATTACCACTGCTGCCGGTGGCAAGTTGCTGGGCGTTTTGGCCAACAACGGTATTTTCGTGTCATCTGCCTGTGGTGGCGGTGGCTCTTGTGGTCAGTGTCGTGTCAACGTTAAGTCCGGTGGCGGTGATATTCTGCCAACCGAACTGGATCACATCAGCAAGGGTGATGCCCGTAAGGGTTGCCGTCTGTCTTGTCAGGTTAACGTCAAGTCAGATATGGAAATTGAGCTGGACGAAGAGATCTTCGGCATCAAGAAGTGGGAATGTACTGTTATCTCCAACGATAACAAGGCGACCTTCATTAAAGAGCTTAAGCTGCAGATCCCTGATGGCGAGTCTGTACCTTTCCGTGCCGGTGGTTATATTCAGATTGAAGCCCCTGCTCACCATGTGAAGTACAAAGACTTCGATATTCCAGCAGAGTATCGTGGTGACTGGGAACACTTTGGCTTCTTCAACCTGGAATCCAAGGTCGATGAAGAAACCATTCGTGCATACTCTATGGCCAACTATCCGGAAGAGTTTGGCATTATCATGCTGAACGTGCGGATTGCCACACCTCCACCACGGAATCTGAGTCTGCCTTGTGGTAAGATGTCGTCTTACATCTGGAGTCTCAAGCCAGGTGATAAAGTCACTATCTCCGGTCCATTCGGTGAGTTCTTTGCCAAAGATACCGATGCTGAAATGGTCTTTATCGGTGGTGGTGCAGGTATGGCGCCTATGCGTTCTCATATCTTCGACCAGCTCAAGCGTCTTAAGTCCAAGCGTAAGATGAGCTTCTGGTACGGTGCCCGTTCCAAGCGCGAAATGTTCTATGTTGAAGATTTCGATGGCCTGGCGGCTGAGAATGATAACTTTGTCTGGCATGTGGCCCTGTCCGATCCTCAGCCTGAGGATAACTGGGATGGCTACACAGGCTTCATTCACAACGTGCTTTATGAGAACTACCTCAAGTCGCACGACGCCCCTGAAGATTGTGAGTTCTACATGTGTGGACCTCCAATGATGAACGCAGCGGTAATTGCTATGCTGAAAGATCTTGGCGTTGAAGATGAAAACATCCTCCTGGATGACTTCGGTGGCTAA
- the nqrM gene encoding (Na+)-NQR maturation NqrM, with protein sequence MSTFIAAFVILLAFFLLMSVGYLIKRKAVQGSCGGLGVLGIEKACDCDEPCDKRKAREAAEEARRERLTKDRII encoded by the coding sequence ATGAGTACTTTTATTGCGGCCTTTGTGATTCTGCTGGCGTTTTTCCTGCTGATGTCTGTGGGTTATTTAATCAAGCGCAAGGCGGTACAGGGTAGCTGTGGTGGCCTCGGGGTCTTGGGTATAGAAAAGGCCTGCGACTGTGATGAGCCGTGCGATAAACGCAAGGCCCGTGAAGCGGCTGAAGAAGCCCGGCGCGAGCGTTTAACCAAAGATAGAATTATTTGA
- a CDS encoding BolA family protein — protein MSVAQTIEQKLRLALTPSHIEVINESHNHHVPPNSETHFKVIIVSEAFNGKRLLARHREVNQALAEELANGVHALSMHTYTQAEWDAQSAVPESPKCRG, from the coding sequence ATGTCCGTTGCCCAGACCATAGAGCAGAAGTTGCGCCTTGCCCTGACGCCGAGTCATATAGAAGTCATCAACGAGAGCCACAATCACCATGTGCCGCCTAATTCAGAGACGCACTTCAAGGTGATCATTGTCAGTGAAGCCTTTAATGGCAAGCGTCTGCTGGCTCGCCATAGAGAAGTGAACCAGGCATTGGCGGAAGAACTGGCCAATGGCGTGCACGCTCTGTCCATGCATACTTATACTCAGGCCGAATGGGATGCTCAAAGCGCCGTGCCTGAGTCGCCCAAGTGCCGTGGTTAA
- a CDS encoding TonB-dependent receptor domain-containing protein — protein sequence MSQRRGLLKVSAVAGLVSWSLAGPWAHASEPLAADHPAFEPAAINAMYYDSAERQLTAGGELIPTLPGSFSIRGAGGSGHSGMAIIEDRVNLAPAPYSAPYLWQLPDPDTLVASSANAAGSLLYGGSGSFGVLETQSLALHDTPGKSVRLQGNEDKGWGADGRGLIDADDYKVLLQASHRRQHPWQEPRSAEQGQDDSQTKVLFKIAANSLPGARSRQHTEFKYQYSQQRQFLPGMGLTVADWQLNPELVYGAATQDRLKSRSHRYQLSHRVEPTVGSRVFTELYYHSHHSSQLQMSFADGAFIQGDVLEQLAALDAAAIGAVSLVDFRRDDDFEAMGIQSQAITHYGRHKVSYSARWHRDKAELTPGLGSWLWLDGRLSDTAQSLSVRIDDKASVWSSAVTAELNWSAVTLELGVGYEDVSLERSSETVPLSAADFSESEWLPTAKLSWHGEALSLFISAGRAWAAASPGNRGQRSQQAWQYELGGRFESGRLKIALSLYQRDFDNLHFDCTANSFCDPALRLNQYNLGEVDVKGAELALDYSLDSGSVNWPMGLKYHYTQAKAQHSGCLMLSGPCLMADKQLPWLPEHALSLHVGLEWDGFKARALGIYRSEVASLIPQVTAKDSMQLDLLLSYDFNSKHQLYFRAEDLLDDAGPLREDDTGLLASVGRRLQLGYRMKF from the coding sequence ATGAGTCAGAGGCGAGGCTTGCTTAAGGTGAGTGCAGTGGCCGGTTTGGTGAGCTGGAGTTTGGCCGGGCCGTGGGCGCATGCTTCTGAGCCTTTGGCTGCTGACCATCCGGCTTTTGAGCCCGCAGCAATCAATGCCATGTACTATGACTCGGCCGAGCGGCAATTGACCGCCGGTGGCGAGCTTATCCCAACCCTGCCTGGCAGTTTCAGTATCCGCGGCGCCGGTGGCAGCGGCCATTCCGGAATGGCAATTATCGAAGACAGGGTCAATCTGGCGCCGGCACCTTATTCTGCGCCTTATCTGTGGCAACTGCCGGATCCCGATACCCTGGTTGCCAGTTCGGCCAATGCCGCCGGTAGCTTGCTCTATGGTGGTAGCGGCAGTTTTGGTGTTTTGGAAACGCAAAGCTTGGCGCTGCATGATACTCCGGGCAAGAGTGTGCGGCTTCAGGGCAATGAAGATAAAGGTTGGGGCGCAGATGGCCGCGGTTTGATTGATGCCGATGACTATAAGGTGTTGCTGCAGGCGAGCCACAGGCGCCAGCACCCCTGGCAGGAGCCGAGAAGCGCCGAGCAGGGGCAAGACGACAGCCAGACCAAGGTCCTTTTCAAGATAGCGGCCAACAGCTTGCCGGGTGCCCGCAGTCGGCAACATACTGAATTCAAGTATCAGTATTCACAGCAGCGGCAGTTTTTGCCGGGAATGGGGCTGACGGTTGCCGATTGGCAACTGAACCCTGAGTTGGTGTATGGCGCTGCCACGCAGGATAGACTCAAGAGCCGCAGTCACAGATATCAGTTGTCACACCGCGTTGAGCCTACTGTCGGCTCCCGGGTGTTTACCGAGCTTTACTACCATAGCCATCACAGCTCGCAGTTGCAGATGAGTTTTGCCGATGGCGCCTTTATTCAAGGTGACGTGCTTGAGCAATTGGCGGCCTTGGATGCCGCTGCTATCGGCGCGGTTTCATTGGTCGACTTTCGCCGTGATGATGACTTCGAGGCTATGGGGATCCAGAGTCAGGCCATTACTCACTATGGTCGCCACAAGGTGAGTTACAGTGCCCGCTGGCACAGAGACAAAGCTGAGCTGACACCCGGCCTGGGGAGTTGGCTGTGGCTGGATGGACGACTGAGTGATACCGCGCAGAGTCTGAGTGTCAGGATTGATGACAAGGCCAGTGTCTGGAGCTCGGCGGTGACGGCTGAGCTCAACTGGTCGGCCGTGACTCTGGAGCTCGGCGTCGGCTATGAAGATGTTAGCTTGGAGCGCAGTAGCGAAACAGTGCCGCTTTCAGCCGCGGATTTCTCCGAAAGTGAATGGTTACCCACGGCTAAGCTCAGTTGGCACGGGGAGGCACTGAGCCTGTTCATCAGTGCCGGCAGGGCCTGGGCGGCGGCGAGCCCCGGCAACCGGGGGCAACGCTCCCAACAAGCCTGGCAATATGAACTCGGTGGCCGCTTTGAGTCAGGTAGGCTGAAAATTGCACTGAGCCTGTACCAGCGAGACTTCGATAATCTGCATTTTGATTGCACGGCAAATAGCTTCTGCGACCCAGCGCTGCGCCTCAATCAATACAATCTTGGGGAAGTGGATGTCAAAGGTGCCGAACTGGCGCTCGACTACAGCCTGGACTCAGGTAGTGTCAATTGGCCCATGGGACTTAAGTACCATTACACCCAAGCCAAGGCGCAGCACTCGGGTTGCCTTATGCTGAGCGGACCTTGCCTGATGGCCGATAAACAGTTGCCCTGGTTGCCCGAGCATGCCTTGAGTCTTCATGTTGGGTTGGAGTGGGACGGCTTTAAGGCCAGGGCTCTGGGCATATATCGTTCAGAAGTGGCAAGCCTTATCCCTCAGGTGACGGCAAAGGACAGCATGCAACTGGATCTACTGCTGAGTTATGACTTCAACTCAAAACATCAGCTCTATTTTCGCGCCGAAGATCTGCTCGATGATGCGGGCCCGTTACGCGAAGATGACACCGGCTTGTTGGCAAGTGTTGGCAGACGTTTACAGCTGGGCTACCGGATGAAATTTTGA
- a CDS encoding Na(+)-translocating NADH-quinone reductase subunit A, with protein sequence MITIKKGLDLPLAGGPKQVIHDGPAIKHVATLGEEYIGLRPTMKIKVGDKVQKGQVIFEDKKNPGVKYTALASGTILEINRGAKRVLQSVVIEIEGDEAVSFAKYDAQALDTLEPQQVRDNLIESGMWTALRTRPFSKVPAVDATAAAIFVTAMDTQPLAGDPQVVIAEHKDDFVNGLKVLARLTDKVFVCKAPGADIPAGNAQVEEFAGPHPAGLPGTHIHFLMPASARRSVWYLGYQDVIAIGQLFTTGELNNQRVVAITGPKAKSPRLVRTLLGASTQALTQDEADGQVRVISGSVLNGRTAIGPHAYMGRYFQQLTLIEEGTEKEFFGWVMPGADKFSITRAFLGHLSPSRLFNMTSSTGGSERAMVPIGNYERVMPLDILPTMLLRDLISGDTDGAVALGALELDEEDLALCTFVCPGKYDYGSYLRDCLETVEREGL encoded by the coding sequence ATGATTACAATTAAGAAAGGATTGGATTTGCCTCTAGCAGGCGGACCAAAGCAAGTTATCCATGATGGCCCAGCCATTAAACACGTAGCTACTTTGGGTGAAGAGTATATTGGCTTACGTCCAACGATGAAGATCAAAGTGGGCGATAAAGTGCAAAAAGGTCAGGTGATTTTTGAAGATAAAAAGAATCCTGGCGTCAAATATACGGCTTTGGCCAGTGGCACAATATTAGAAATCAACCGCGGCGCCAAACGTGTTCTGCAGTCAGTCGTCATAGAGATCGAAGGGGACGAAGCCGTCTCTTTTGCCAAGTATGATGCCCAGGCTCTGGATACTCTGGAACCGCAGCAGGTTCGCGACAATCTGATTGAATCAGGTATGTGGACCGCATTGCGCACCCGTCCTTTCAGTAAGGTGCCGGCAGTGGATGCGACAGCAGCGGCTATCTTCGTGACAGCCATGGACACCCAGCCACTGGCTGGTGACCCTCAAGTTGTTATCGCTGAGCATAAAGACGATTTCGTCAACGGCCTGAAAGTACTGGCCCGACTGACAGACAAAGTCTTCGTCTGTAAAGCACCAGGAGCAGACATTCCAGCGGGCAATGCCCAAGTGGAAGAGTTTGCCGGTCCCCATCCAGCGGGTCTGCCTGGAACTCATATCCACTTCTTGATGCCTGCCTCTGCCCGTCGCAGCGTATGGTACCTGGGTTACCAGGACGTCATCGCGATAGGTCAGCTGTTTACCACAGGTGAACTGAACAACCAGCGCGTTGTGGCCATCACTGGCCCTAAAGCCAAGAGCCCTCGCTTGGTGCGCACTCTGTTGGGTGCCAGCACTCAGGCCCTGACCCAAGACGAAGCCGATGGCCAAGTTCGGGTTATCTCAGGTTCTGTGCTCAACGGCCGTACTGCAATAGGTCCCCATGCTTATATGGGACGCTACTTCCAGCAGTTGACCCTGATTGAAGAAGGTACAGAGAAAGAATTCTTCGGTTGGGTAATGCCTGGAGCCGATAAGTTCTCCATTACCCGTGCTTTCCTGGGTCACTTGAGTCCTTCCCGTCTGTTCAATATGACCAGCAGTACCGGTGGTTCCGAGCGGGCCATGGTGCCTATCGGCAACTATGAGCGGGTGATGCCTCTGGATATTCTGCCCACTATGTTGCTGCGTGATCTGATCTCCGGTGATACCGATGGCGCCGTGGCATTGGGTGCGTTGGAGCTGGATGAAGAAGACCTGGCACTGTGTACTTTCGTATGTCCCGGTAAGTATGACTATGGTTCATACCTGCGTGACTGCTTGGAGACCGTCGAGAGGGAAGGCTTATGA
- a CDS encoding NADH:ubiquinone reductase (Na(+)-transporting) subunit D, whose amino-acid sequence MADSKELKQVLTGPIVSNNPIALQILGVCSALAVTSKLETALVMTIALTAVTAFSNLFISIIRNHIPASVRIIVQMTIIASLVIVVDQVLQAYAYDISKQLSVFVGLIITNCIVMGRAEAYAMKTPPLMSFMDGIGNGLGYGLVLMSVGFVRELFGNGSLFGVEILSKISDGGWYQPNGLLLLPPSAFFLIGILIWIIRTYKPEQVEAKG is encoded by the coding sequence ATGGCCGACAGTAAAGAACTCAAACAGGTTCTCACCGGACCTATAGTCAGCAATAACCCTATTGCGCTGCAGATCCTCGGGGTATGTAGTGCCCTGGCGGTAACCAGTAAGCTGGAAACCGCATTGGTGATGACCATAGCACTGACGGCGGTAACAGCGTTTTCCAACCTGTTTATCTCCATCATACGTAACCATATTCCTGCCAGCGTGCGGATTATTGTGCAGATGACCATTATTGCCTCGCTGGTAATCGTGGTGGATCAGGTGCTGCAGGCATACGCCTACGACATCTCCAAACAGCTGTCGGTATTCGTTGGTTTGATTATTACCAACTGTATCGTGATGGGCCGTGCCGAGGCCTATGCGATGAAGACGCCACCACTGATGAGCTTTATGGATGGTATAGGTAACGGCCTGGGTTATGGTCTGGTGCTGATGAGCGTAGGTTTCGTCCGTGAACTCTTTGGTAACGGTTCGCTGTTTGGTGTTGAGATACTCTCCAAAATCTCAGACGGTGGCTGGTATCAGCCCAACGGCCTGTTACTGCTGCCGCCAAGTGCCTTCTTCCTGATCGGTATTCTGATTTGGATAATCCGCACTTATAAGCCAGAGCAAGTAGAAGCAAAAGGGTAA